One Euphorbia lathyris chromosome 1, ddEupLath1.1, whole genome shotgun sequence DNA segment encodes these proteins:
- the LOC136210877 gene encoding respiratory burst oxidase homolog protein A encodes MRGLPVHDRRWASDGIPGEAMLSDERSPDTTDSNSGEEFVEVTFDLQDDDTIILRSVEPATVINIEDVSGTVSAGPETPGSTSASVSRSSTMIRRSSSNKFLQFSQELKAEAVAKAKHFSQELKAELRRFSWSHGQAAKVLSTSHSNGGGGGGGFESALAARALRRQRAQLDRTRSSAHKALRGLKFISNNKTNRVDAWNEVQNNFDKLAKDGYLYRADFAQCIGMRDSKEFALELFDALGRRRRLKVEKIGKDELYEFWSQITDQSFDSRLQIFFDMVDKNEDGRITEEEVKEIIMLSASANKLSRLREQAEEYAALIMEELDPERLGYIELWQLETLLLQKDTYLSYSQALSYTSQALSQNLHGLRKRGPIRRFSKQFIYFLQENWRRIWVLALWIMIMIALFTWKFFQYKQKNAFKVMGYCLLTAKGAAETLKLNMAIILLPVCRNTITWLRSTRLGYFVPFDDNINFHKTIAAAIVIGVILHAGNHLACDFPRLINSSDVYYSRYLSDDFGGHKPSYAKLTRGAEGVTGILMVILMAIAFTLATRWFRRSLIKLPKPFDRLTGFNAFWYSHHLFVIVYILLIIHGVFLYLVHGWYKKTTWMYLAVPVLLYAGERALRSFRSTFYTVQLRKVAIYPGNVLTLQMSKPSQFRYKSGQYMFVQCPAVSPFEWHPFSITSAPGDDYLSVHIRQLGDWTQELKRVFSEACERPLAGKSGLLRADETTKKSLPKLLIDGPYGAPAQDYGKYDVLLLVGLGIGATPFISILKDLLNNIVRMEEQAESLSDVSRISDLSIGSNDGSSHGRTSPKRKKALKTTNAYFYWVTREQGSFDWFKGVMNEVAELDQRGVIEMHNYLTSVYEEGDARSTLITMVQALNHAKNGVDIVSGTRVRTHFARPNWKKVLSKLCSKHCNARIGVFYCGAPVLAKELSKLCYEFNQKGSTKFEFHKEHF; translated from the exons ATGAGGGGATTACCTGTGCATGATCGGCGCTGGGCTTCCGACGGCATTCCCGGCGAGGCTATGTTGAGTGATGAAAGGTCGCCTGACACAACAGATTCTAATTCCGGTGAGGAGTTTGTTGAAGTTACTTTTGATTTACAGGATGACGACACTATTATCCTCCGAAGTGTGGAGCCGGCGACGGTTATCAATATTGAAGATGTGAGTGGAACTGTCTCTGCTGGACCGGAAACTCCGGGTTCTACTTCTGCATCGGTGTCGAGATCGTCGACTATGATCCGGCGAAGTTCGTCGAACAAGTTCCTGCAGTTTTCGCAGGAGTTGAAGGCGGAGGCGGTGGCCAAAGCGAAACATTTTTCTCAGGAGTTGAAGGCTGAGTTAAGGAGGTTTTCTTGGAGCCATGGACAGGCGGCTAAGGTTTTATCAACTTCGCATAGCAATGGTGGTGGTGGCGGAGGTGGATTTGAATCTGCTTTGGCTGCACGAGCTTTGAGAAGGCAGCGAGCTCAGCTGGACCGGACTCGGTCCAGTGCTCATAAAGCTTTGCGCGGATTGAAGTTTATAAGTAACAATAAAACCAATCGTGTTGATGCATGGAATGAAGTTCAAAACAATTTCGATAAGCTTGCGAAGGACGGTTATCTCTACCGCGCCGATTTTGCCCAATGCATAG GAATGAGAGATTCCAAGGAGTTTGCCCTTGAACTGTTCGACGCATTGGGTAGGAGACGGAGATTGAAAGTTGAAAAGATTGGCAAAGACGAACTTTACGAATTTTGGTCACAAATCACCGATCAAAGCTTCGATTCCCGTCTTCAGATCTTCTTCGACAT GGTGGACAAGAATGAAGATGGTAGAATTACCGAAGAAGAAGTAAAAGAG ATTATTATGCTAAGTGCATCTGCAAACAAATTGTCCCGGCTAAGAGAACAAGCAGAAGAATATGCAGCTTTGATCATGGAGGAGTTGGACCCTGAAAGACTAGGCTACATTGAG CTTTGGCAGCTAGAGACACTTCTTCTTCAAAAGGACACGTATCTAAGCTATAGCCAAGCACTAAGCTACACCAGCCAGGCTTTGAGTCAAAATTTACATGGATTAAGAAAGAGAGGTCCAATAAGGAGATTTAGCAAACAGTTCATATACTTCTTGCAAGAGAATTGGAGGAGAATTTGGGTATTGGCATTATGGATCATGATAATGATTGCCTTATTCACATGGAAATTCTTTCAATACAAGCAAAAAAATGCTTTCAAAGTGATGGGTTATTGCCTCCTAACAGCTAAAGGTGCAGCTGAGACATTGAAGCTCAACATGGCAATTATTCTTTTGCCAGTTTGCCGAAACACCATCACCTGGCTCAGGTCCACAAGGTTGGGATACTTTGTGCCCTTTGACGACAACATCAACTTTCACAAG ACTATAGCGGCAGCGATTGTAATTGGTGTCATTCTTCACGCCGGAAACCACCTTGCGTGCGATTTTCCAAGGCTTATAAATTCATCTGATGTATATTATAGCCGTTATTTGAGTGACGACTTTGGTGGACATAAACCATCGTATGCAAAATTGACTAGAGGAGCTGAGGGTGTGACTGGAATCTTGATGGTTATCTTAATGGCAATTGCATTTACACTTGCAACCCGATGGTTCAGACGTAGTCTTATTAAGCTTCCAAAACCGTTTGATAGACTCACTGGGTTTAATGCATTCTGGTACTCACACCATCTTTTTGTTATTGTCTACATCCTGCTCATCATACATGGGGTATTCCTCTATCTAGTTCATGGATGGTACAAAAAGACG ACATGGATGTATCTTGCTGTTCCTGTTCTACTATATGCTGGAGAAAGAGCTCTGAGATCTTTTCGTTCTACCTTCTATACTGTGCAGCTTCGGAAG GTTGCAATATATCCTGGAAATGTCCTCACATTGCAAATGTCAAAGCCATCTCAGTTTCGGTACAAAAGTGGACAGTACATGTTTGTACAGTGCCCTGCAGTTTCTCCATTTGAGTG GCACCCATTTTCCATTACCTCTGCTCCTGGTGATGACTACCTAAGCGTTCATATTCGGCAACTTGGCGATTGGACTCAGGAACTTAAACGGGTTTTTTCTGAGGCATGTGAACGTCCTTTAGCTGGAAAGAGTGGACTTCTTAGGGCTGATGAAACAACCAAAAAGAG TTTGCCAAAGCTCTTAATAGATGGGCCTTATGGTGCCCCAGCACAAGACTACGGAAAATATGATGTGCTATTACTAGTTGGTCTTGGAATTGGAGCAACACCTTTCATCAGCATTTTAAAAGATTTGCTTAATAACATCGTCAGAATGGAAGAACAAGCG GAATCACTCTCAGATGTTAGTAGGATATCAGACTTGAGTATTGGAAGTAATGATGGTTCTAGTCACGGTAGAACTTCTCCGAAGCGTAAAAAGGCTCTCAAGACTACCAATGCTTACTTCTATTGGGTAACTAGAGAGCAAGGTTCTTTTGATTGGTTCAAAGGGGTCATGAATGAAGTTGCCGAGCTTGATCAAAGG GGTGTAATTGAAATGCACAATTACTTAACCAGTGTTTATGAAGAAGGTGATGCTCGATCAACCCTCATTACCATGGTCCAGGCTCTAAACCATGCAAAGAACGGTGTAGACATTGTTTCTGGAACTAGA GTGCGAACCCATTTTGCAAGGCCTAATTGGAAGAAGGTGCTCTCCAAATTATGTTCAAAGCACTGCAATGCTCGGATAG GAGTTTTTTACTGTGGAGCACCTGTCCTAGCTAAAGAGCTAAGCAAGCTTTGCTATGAATTCAATCAAAAAGGTTCCACCAAGTTTGAGTTCCACAAGGAGCACTTCTAA